The genome window CTCTCCCCCATACTTACGGACAAAGTCAGCCACCTTACCGGCTTCGCCAAAGCGGAGTCCTCTCCGGATACGAGCCCGAATGCGTCCCGCCTCTCGCGGGGGTGAGTTGCCAAGGGCGGTCAGGAGGGGCAGGGTCAACTTGCGCTGCTTAAGATCACCGAAGAGCGGCTTGCCCAGTCCGGCGCTGCTGCCGAAGAGATCGAGCAGGTCGTCGCGTATCTGGAAGGCGACGCCGAGGTGTTCGCCATAAAGGCCAAGTTGCTTTACCGCATCGTCCGCAAGCCCGCACGAAAGCCCGCCCAATCTGCAACCGGCGCTGAAGAGGGCGCCCGTCTTGTCGCTTATCATCTTCAGGTATTCCTCAGTGCTGAGGTCGAGGCGGCGCGACCCCGAGGCTTGCACCAGTTCGCCGCGCGCCATCCGGCGAGCGGTGTGTGAAAGCACATCGAGCCACTTCAAGTCGCGGGCCTCAAGCGTCTCGGCAAGCACCGTCGCCAGCATATAGTCGCCGAACAGGACCGCTATCTTGTTGCGAAACTTCGCCGGCAGCGACGGCCAGCCGCGCCGCGTTGCCGACTCATCGACGACGTCGTCGTGCACCAGCGTCGCTTCGTGCAGCAACTCGACGATAACCGCCGCCTGAATCGCCGTTTCAGGGGGACGACTCCCATTCAACGATGCAGCGAGCAGCGTCAAGGTCGGACGCAGACCTTTCCCTTGTGTCTTCACCAGATAACCGGCGACCCGGTCGATGACGAAGAGCCCGCTGTGCAGCCTCTCTTTGTATCGCCTGCGGAAACGTTCCAGTTCCGGTTCGATGAGGGCGATGTTCAAGTCTTTATACGCCAGGATGTCATGTGTCAGGCGGGATCGGACTACGGATGCAGCCGCAAAGATGGGTTTAATATACGAATGAGCGGACGGAGCCCAAGATGAAGTCCATTAGGTGGGAATGACCATCCATCAAGAGGAGCGATTTTCCAATCCGTCGGAGGAGGTCAGGCCGCTTCCATACGTCGCCTGAGATGAGCCCAGTCTTCGTCGATCCAATTCTGAATCTGCAACCGCTGTTCCGGTGTGAGATGCTTGAATCGCCCCTGTATTCTAAGGTAGTCGCTCACCGGCCGGGCCGGAGGATCGAGCGAGAGCATAAACCGGCGGCCGTCGAAGACCTCGTAGAGGGGGAAAACACGTGCTTCGACGGCGTAGCGCGCTTCGAGGATGGAGTCCTTTTCGACCGCCTTATGCCCCGGCGGGCAGGGCGAAAAAATGTGGATCAGGCGGAAGCCGGTCATATCCCGTGCGCGCTCAAACTTGCGGACGAGGTCGTCGGGCCACGCCAGCGTCGCCGTTGCCGCATAAGGTATCCGATGCGCGGCCATAATCTCCATCAGGTTCTTTTTGCGCTCGCGCTTGAAATCGTCGCCCGGCGTCGTCGTCGTCCAGGCTCCCCACGGCGTTGCCGATGAGCGCTGAATACCCGTGTTCATATAGGCTTCGTTGTCATAGCAGACGTATATGATGTCGTCGTTTCGCTCAGCAGCCGCCGAGAGTTGCCCGAAGCCGATGTCGAAGGTTCCGCCGTCGCCAGCCCAGGCGACGACGTTCACTCCCTTCTTCCCAGTCGCATTGAGCCCGGCACGGACTGCTCCGGCGGTGATGGCCGCTGTCTCGAACGCCGTCTGATAGACCGGCACC of Calditrichota bacterium contains these proteins:
- a CDS encoding pyruvate synthase subunit beta, producing the protein MRPLPHLQNYPAIPGCEIMHPGHVACPGCGAALAMRLALKTLGRETILVIPACCWAVIDGPFPYSASGVPVYQTAFETAAITAGAVRAGLNATGKKGVNVVAWAGDGGTFDIGFGQLSAAAERNDDIIYVCYDNEAYMNTGIQRSSATPWGAWTTTTPGDDFKRERKKNLMEIMAAHRIPYAATATLAWPDDLVRKFERARDMTGFRLIHIFSPCPPGHKAVEKDSILEARYAVEARVFPLYEVFDGRRFMLSLDPPARPVSDYLRIQGRFKHLTPEQRLQIQNWIDEDWAHLRRRMEAA
- a CDS encoding polyprenyl synthetase family protein yields the protein MKPIFAAASVVRSRLTHDILAYKDLNIALIEPELERFRRRYKERLHSGLFVIDRVAGYLVKTQGKGLRPTLTLLAASLNGSRPPETAIQAAVIVELLHEATLVHDDVVDESATRRGWPSLPAKFRNKIAVLFGDYMLATVLAETLEARDLKWLDVLSHTARRMARGELVQASGSRRLDLSTEEYLKMISDKTGALFSAGCRLGGLSCGLADDAVKQLGLYGEHLGVAFQIRDDLLDLFGSSAGLGKPLFGDLKQRKLTLPLLTALGNSPPREAGRIRARIRRGLRFGEAGKVADFVRKYGGEESAIAVMEVEAARAAQALNGVPTGAARDELHQLVTYAMRRSR